The genomic DNA tattatactaaacacttgtcttcaccaagtgatgtaagagacttaggcaaacatggccttgattgtcaagaactcttacgatcaatcttggatcccgagacgactcacacactctacgatggacaatggatgatggtggtggatgatggtgttatggtggtggtgggtggtggatgaagtgtgagagaggtggtgtgccaaaggatgagatggaatgaaaccaagcacccctatttataggctgaacagaaggctgggcacggccccgtgtccgctggacacgcccccgtgcccgtctgacactctctctcctcattaattgtaattcgcaattacaattaatgcgcctgctgtactttcaccacgcccccgtgctcactggacacggccccgtggtgggcaatggaagcttctaccagtttgtcttttatgctgcttcttgggcacggccccgtgctggctgagcacggggcgtgttcaggcttctgttttctcttttttgctttggaggatgccgttgagggtccgggcagtcttcttttattcctttccttgtatttatgctagaattagttgtctttttgcttcttttgtgaatttgagctcatttcatcctgaaaatacaaaaggaagacaaaaacactctttttccaacattagtacttaaaaagggttagttttatgccttaattgatgtgatttatatgttgcattttacacacatcagttaacataataataaacaaaaaaattaaactttAAAACTAATAAACTAAAAAACCTactgttaaaaaaattaaaactttaaaagtaataaataaaaaaaccaactgttaacaaaaaaaaaaactaaaaaaaaaaaacaaactgtcgggtaagaaaaaaaattaaactttaaaaaatttaaactttaaaaaatgtaaactttaaaaaatttaaactttaaaaaaattacGAACCTTTTGTCGGGTTGTCAGAAGTGCCAATGAAAGCCTTGGCTAAGGCTTCTTCTTCGATTGGTGTCCACTTAGTCGCCTTCGGTTTCGACGGTTGATCACCCACCACTTGCTTGCCTTTGTTTCGTTTTCCTTTCCCTTTAGGCGGTTGGGTTTCGGAAACAATCTCCACATCGTCTTCGGGTTCGGATTGGGTCGGGATCGGTTGAGGTTGAACGGGTGGTGTGGGGATCGGTTGAGGTTGAACGGGTGGGAAGTTCCAAGCACCCCGCATCATCATTTGTTGAAGGGCTTGATTTTGGGAGATTTGAGCGAATTGGTTTGGCGAGTGTTGGAATGAAGCAAACGCATTCGATGAATATTGcgagaattggttcggttctagCGTCGGATAATATCCCGGAACCGAGAAAATATTAGGTTGGGTCGGATTGTTGGGATtattcgggttgttcgggttgtccgggttgttgaacggatccatgaaaaagtgtaaaaaggtTTATAGTGAAAGAAGGTTTATAAAATAGTGGAAGAAGGTTTATAAAAATTATTTGTGAGAGAGATGAAATTTTGAGGTTAATTTTTTGATTGAAAGTGAAAATGGaaggtaaatatatatattttaaaattatGACCGTTTGGAATTATTCAAAAtttggaatttttttttaattaacggTCGAAATCATAAATGATGGGCCCCACTTTTGGACCGTCTCAAACGGCGAAGAAACGACGAAGAGGCCGCGACGTgggggggcggcacggtgtttggTCCGTCGCCGGTCTAAGACGATATGGGGACGAACCCCATACCGAGTAGCCGTAGAAGCCTCTTTTACCGCACACAATACCCTGTCAAAAACAGTGAAATTGATGGGTAGTCAAATACCTGATGAATGAATCTTTAGTTAAAAATAATATCCGTACCgattctctctctctccctccctctctctctctctctctctctctctctctctcatccctCTAAGTCGATGCTTGAAACTGGATAATCTATTTTAATtggaataataataatagttttgtTTGATGGCAAACCCTTGTGAGAATAACAACGACAATGGGAGCGTGCCGGAGAAGTCGGTGGTGGGTCCTACTCAGGCTGCTTTGAGGCATAACCCTGGTTTATCGGCTGAATGGGCTCCTGATGAACAGTCCCTTTTGGAAGAATTGCTCACAAAGTATGTAAGCTTCTTGGGTTTTTTAGATCTTGAATTTTCAACATGGGAATTGGATTTCATAATCTAACATTACAACTGTTGTATAGATATATATGGATTATTTGACAATCCTACTCGTGTAATCATCAGATGACTGAATTCTACATTTCTTGACTCACATGGTTAGGGAAACATACTATACATGCCTTGTGAGCGAAATTCAGTGTAAATAACCACCTCTTAAATtgtcaattattattattattactagcaAATAGGTCTAGTTTGGATCATCACAATCCAATTTGCCTTAAAATTCAACATGGGATTTGCAGCAGGCATGTTGTTCTTGGTTATGTTGTTGAATTTCTAGATTCTTTTTTCACTTTGTCATGCTATTTTGTACATATTAAAGCTAGACAAAATACAGATGAACTAGTTAGTTAATATACAACAAACTGGAAGCTTGGATCTTGTCTAAAAAAGATTGGATTGGATAGTTGCAGAATAAACACATTCTTAGAATCAAACCTAGTATTTTGTGTTTGGTATTATTATAGCTCATATGATTATTATAAATTCACTTATTTTTGCCTTTTCATAATACGCAGATATGCTTCTGATAGTAGCTTATTGCGTTATGCAAAGATCGCTAAGAAACTGCAAGATAAAACAGTTAGGGATGTGGCACTTCGTTGTAGATGGATGACggtatgattttttttacataATTGTAAAGATAAAAGTCGTATTTAGTTGACCATAGGtgattttcattttgttttaGTAAACTGTTCTGTTCTTTCTAAAGTACTTGCTTTAACTGTTTAATATTAAGATAGGGCTGTGTTCGGGTTGAAATCCGTGGGTTTGGGTTTGGTCTAAACGGGCCAGGGTCAGTTTGGGTCGAACCacgagcacattttaattaaaggGGCTCTATTCGTGCAAACCCAATGGggtgacccgtttaacccatttattattaattttttgttttttaaaatgtGTTTAACTTGAACTATTTAGGTTTTTTCTATGCCAAAGTTGAAATTATTATAAATAAATTGGCATAGTTTAAACATAATtgcttcaaaaataaaaataatgtgtAATTTTAGAATCCTAAAGTATTAGCAtgtaaagatttttttttttttttttttttttttttttgcggttTACACGGGTCTTGTTCGTTTCAATCTGTAAATATACAAGTCGTGTTCAGGTTCATGTGGTGTTCGGTTTCCTGTAAAATATTTGGGTTTGTGTCGGGCTGTTTAGCATCCCTAAATTGTCAACTTATGAGTCAGAACACTCGTTTGACTCTTTATTTGGTCAATATATGTTGAGTATGCTAATAAAGAAACAAAACTAAGTTATATTCTGGTTAGTATATAGTGTTCAAATTTGCATGAGCTCTGGCTTATCTTCTTCTCTGTTTTTCCAGAAAAAGGAAAATGGTAAGCGAAGGAAAGAGGATAATAATTCATCAAGGAAAAGCAAAGACAAAAAGGTATTTTTTTGCATAATGGTAAAGCAAGAAAGGTGTTTAAAAGTCTAATTAACTTTTTTTGTAATAACCTCTAGGAAAAAGTAATGGAGCATTTGGCAAAGTCGTCTACAAATCGTGCCAACGGCCCTCCATATGCTCAATCAGCAGTGTCTATGGATAGCGATGACGGTATCTCTTACAAAGGTTGGTGTGATTTTTATTAGTATTGTTTTTCAGCGGAATAATACTTTgattaagaaaatatatatttagtaacaTGTAATCTTAATGTGTAggaattttcttttcttttgtaaTTTGTTTGTTTGACATCTGCAGCCATTGGTGGTACAGCAGGGCAGCTTCTTGAACAGAATGCCCAGGCATTGGATCAAATTTCTGCAAATTTTGCTGCTTTTAAGGTAAATCATGCATTGTATGGTCGGGCGGATTTTTGTCTAATTACGATAACAAGTATATCATTAGTTCAAACATAGAAGCTGGGTACAAAAAATCAAACATTGAGCTTGTGACTGCTGGAGGCAATTGCGTACGCCGCACGGATATGGGAggatgttgtacatatagcttttTAGGTTGTACATGTAGGTTATTTATATATTATAGAGCTTATTTATATCCAAGTTTTGGGTACTACGCAGTGATAGAAACGTATGAGaaatagtacaaaaaaatatataaatacctTGCGTTTCTTGTACAAAAATTGGGCTATGTTTGATCTTTAATAGGTCAAATGGGTAAAAAGGGAATGGGTTACAAAAgtccattttactccctgatgttttacTCTCTTATGTAGCAGGTGCATGAGAACATCAATCTTTTTTTCCAAGCGCGAAATAATATCAACTCAGTTTTGAACGAGTATGTCATCTTTCTTGCGCTTTCACTCCAACTTATCATTTAGTTATATAAATACTTTGCTAATCGCAGCTTAAATGACATGCCCGAGATAATGAAGCTGATGCCACCGCTTCCTGTGAAGCTTAATGAGGAACTCACCAACTCCATGCTTCCCCATACATCTTTGCAGAAAACATcttgaattttttttactttttttttttgtagaaaaaACGGCTCTTTTGTATCCTTCAATCTGGAGACGAGGAATGTTGTCTAGATGGTTTTTTTTATCTGGTTACTTGTGTTTTGGTGTTAGATGCTTGTGAATATGCATGCATGTAGACGgatcaaaaaaaaattatggtAGGGAATCATAGACCTGGCAAAATAAACCCATGTATCTTTGATTATGTAAATTTCGGGTACCCTTCACTACAAGGGCGTTCAATCGCAACTTGAACTCTTTACTATAGGGACGTTTCATCGTTAATCTGCTTTCAGTTGTCTTCTAATTTTGTTTGATTTCTTAATTTTGTTTGTCATTAACCCTTGATTTTGTATTTGTTTACGAATTGGATGTTTGTTTTTTCATATGTATTGGTTAGACATCATGAAACGAtatcatcaattttttttttaatctgaATTAATGACGAAATACTATTTTTGTGTTagatttttatgttttacgttatcAAAGTTCTGATCATTTTTTTCTAAACGGCAAAGAAACTTTATTCATCACCAAAGTTTACACAATTGCATGATACAAGCAAGGTACTAGCCATACCCTTTACATTACATATTTGAAAAACTAAAAGACACCAAAGTTTCGCCCAGGACTTGCTGACTTCAATCTCTACGCTGGCTGTTGATTGGAGcttgaagaaacactgaactaattTATGGGTGGATTAGTTGGGTTTATGTTTCTAtcataagggttaatcttcttatcaCTTTCTGAGCTCCTTAAGGACCcgttaatcctgcaaaacagaacaccgttagctcgttaagaggggaatacgggggtttccctcttaaccaggctccggcgtgagaataagtatctgccTTGAGGAGATTAAAGTGTGTAAGAGTGAGAGTAAAGGGAATGGAATGGTTTAACCTGTgaatgaagggtcctatttatagccggagaggtgtaagaggatgtgggctgatgggccttgggccggaaggcgacaacataGTGGATATGCTCCTTGTTTCATTGGTGTCGACCGGTaatggcttctagaagttctctGGTGCTGGCGCACCGTGATTGAAGCCACGTGTCAATGTTGCCGGCCTTGTTGTCTCTCTGCCATCAGCAGGtgagtggagatcgtggggcaggtgtctctgccctgtgattggtgccacgtaaaCGTCCTTTAGTACTTTctgtctcctgcacgtcagatgatcgtggagcacgattgagcagagCCTGAAAGACACGGATTCGCCCTTTAcctctgccacttgtaccttgagGGCCTTCTGAAGCAGCCTTGCGCCATATCTATGCGCGGTCCTTGCTGAACACGGAACTAGCCCGCGCATAATACAGGTGATTGGAGGCTTTTATTCAGAATGCTAAGTGTCAAAATCAATGCTCTTTCTTGTTTAGACCTCGTGCGAGGTCAGTCCTTAGTGAGGTAACCTGCGCGACGTTTGGATTGAACATCTTATTGAATGGGGAGTATGGTCCTGCGCGCGACCTGGACAAAGGTCTGCGCGGCTTTTTAGGaacataccccttcaagtccccccagtccagtgctgcaccatgcgcaacgtaagtggttggagctctggacttagaaaaaagAATTGTTAATGGTTGGAAATACTTGCTTGATCCTGGTTGGCGGCACGCGTGTAATTGCTTGTCAGTTACTACGGCGCGGCTACCAGGTTTGGCTCTTGGTGGTTCACTGCCTATAAGGTTTAAACGCGCTAGGTTATTGGTTAATTGTTGTTGATGCGCGGCCTTAGTAgcttctgcatgaagtttgtaGTAATTTCGGGAGGGAAAACTCTCGAAATTTGAACTCTGACGAGTTGGTGCAAATGTCGTTGatggcgacgtttgagttgaGTGCTGACACGGCTGTCATCACGTTGTCCCTGACGGTTCGGCTTTCCGTCAggcgagtgaggcccacgcgcgcgtggtaaccgtcactccgATAATCCCGCCTTACGTGGCGTTCTGTGATTGGGCACGCGCGCGGTGATCtcggcacgtttacccatcgcattaaatgcgatgggtatatatacctGATGAGAGACGGGAGCAGATCATATTTCCTCTTATGTTATCCCCTTTCCTCCCTACTTGCTTTCGAGTTCTTTGAACCTTTGAAGAACACAGTAGCAGATCTTCGAGGTTCTTCATCACATCTTTAAACTTTTTTCCAGAATATTCAAAGTTTTAACTCGTCTTCATGGCCGACGAGCATCAGGAAGAGAATCTCGGTGAAGAGGGCCCCGTTCCTGTCCTTAAGTAGGACTTAGGACTCTTCGAGCAGATTACACGGAGCTTCCGGTTTCCACCGGAATGGGATGCCAAATACCCCGGTCAGAATCAGATGGCCGCCGATGCACCGCCCTTGTATATCACATTGTTTGAAGATTTCTTTCATCAGGGCAACTTCCGGTTGCCGGCGACGAATTTTATGGCCCACATTCTTTAGTTCTATGGGTTTCATATTTCACAAATGAGTCCTCCCGGAATGGTCAGGGTTCGACACTTCGAGTTCCTTTGTCAATCTCATGATATTGAGCCCACTGAGGAAAGATTCAGGGTCTTctaccaactgatccgaaatatGGGCTTCTACTCGTTCACCAGTCGAGGTACTGCGAAGAAGATACTTCTGAACCCTCCTAAGAGTTTTCATGACTGCAAACCAAAGTTCTTTTTTATTCGCGAGGAGGTGATACCGATCGCCATGACCTTCCGCGCATGGTCCGAGCCAATTTTGAAGGAGGATCTGGCGATTCCCAAGACAGAAGGTTGGTATCTGAAGCTTACTGCCACCCCAAATCGAGTGTTTGGTGAGAACGTCTTGGTAGCGGCGCGGATGAGTGACCAGTGGCCGGCAGATAGCAAGGACGTTCCAATTTTGAAGTTTGACGATAAAGGTTAGTTATTCCTTAATTTCTTTGATTTCTTGTTTTGTAGCCTGTGCTTATCTGTGTAATTTCGCGTGTAGAGGCGCATCTGTATCAAGCTGCCTTTCCCGCTTTCAGTGGGTCTATGGGCGTGCGCCCGCTTAGAGTAGGGGAGCAATactggtatgaccagattaagGGTCATTTTATGTATCCAGTTGGTGATGCCTTCACCGATCCACCTACTGCAACCGAAGGTGCGCATATACCTAACCCTCGACCTCTGCGCGCtttgacttctgctgggaaagagattgtctatctttccagcgaggagtctgtcGGATCTTCCAATGGAGAGTTAAGTTCCTGGTCTACCATCTTTGCAGGTGTGCTGCGCGACTTGGGTATTGACCccgaagagaagaagaagaagaccaaAAAGAAGAAGGTTATCACCATCGATGCTGATGTGACCAGCAAGAAGGGTGGGACCAGCCGCGCAGCGTCTGGTGCTGCTGATAAAGGTACCCATCGCTTTCGCCAGAGTAACTTGGAAGATTATGTGATTACTAGTGACTCACTTGAAGGTTTGTCGCGCATAGGCGAGAAGAAGGTGGGAGCTGGTGGTTCCAAGAGCTCAGGTAGCGCAGGTTCTCGTAACCCAGATGCTGGAGCCACTCCGTCTTCTCTGGCGCatgatgaagaagaggaagaagaagaaacagAAGAGCCTGCTGTGAAGTTGGTTAGAAAGAGGAGCAGGGAGACTGCGGCTGGTGCTTCAGTAGTGCCAAAGCCTGGTGGGGTCCCCCTTATCGGAAAACAGAGCAATCTGCGCTCTCTTTATAAATTTTCTCCTGGTTAATTTCCTGCATTCACCCTGCGTTCCTTTGTTATttatttttaacattttgtttcTGCAGAGGCCAAAAAGAAGACCCCTGAAAAGAAGGGTGTCGCCATCACAGAACCCTCGGAGCCGGCGCAGAAAAGGCCCAAGGTTACTATCAAACCCTTCAAGGAGAAGAAGACTGCTGAGGAAGGGAAAGAGAAGGAGAAGACCAAGGAAAAGATTGTTGGGAAGCCTGTCGGAGCTAATCCGAAGGATACCGggacggtactggtcgaaacggttcgtgtcaaaacagtactggtcgaaacggttcgtgtcgaaacagtactggtcgaaacggtttgattcgaaacggtacgggtcgaaacggttcgcgtcgaaacggtacggttcgaaacgatTCGCTTCAAAagggtacgggtcaaaacggttcgcgtcgagaCGGtgtgggtcgaaacggttcatgTCGAAACCGTTCGCGTCGAAGCGGTACGGGTCAAAACTGTTCGCGTATTGAAGGAATTCAGAGTTTTTCCTAAAATAGTGTTGGTGGATAAAGTATTTACCAAACTAGTGTTGCTAgaaaactatttaccaaaatgaTGTTCTCTTAATTATTTAATTGTTTCCCACTCCTTATCTTATTGGATGACTCTCAATtaattaaaatttattaaaaaattattaattattatctAGTGATTATTTAATTATGGTACTGGTTCTTTAAAtctatatttttattaattttaaaataagcttattttttttataatctaCCATGATAAAAATGCTTATTCTAAAAATCAGCATGTTATTTGTGATTCTAATAATTTAAATTATACCTTAtgaaatttatattaaaaaaataaaaaattactcaaatatatatacaatctattttatttttctttttttacattAATAACAAAATATAGACTAATTGCATTagttaaaactaactaaaatcgaACAAACTAACCGATCGAAATGTCATTCGGGTACTACGGATTTAGTATACTGGATATCGGGTTTCACATAATTAGATATCGGGTAATCCGAAGTTCATTGCTTCGGAAATAGAGTAGGCAAATACAAGTCATAACGAAAATATTTTATATGAAATATTAATTGCAGCAACTTGATGAGCATTCACTATTACATACTTCAAATGCtaaattttttttcttattttgctaaatgtagggtttttttttttttaattttaatgatttATATAGAATGATTTGAGTTTGCATATATACATAACATCATAGGTTGTTTGGTCTATTCATTAAAAAAATACTTAttttgttatttatgtaaaaaaaTTAAGTAAAAGAAATATAAATTGACTATATGTATATCTGATTAAATtgtaatttattaaatatatattacaAATGGTATTACTTAAATTATTAAATTCACACATTCGTAAATTATTAAATTCACGCATTGAATGCAACTTTTATATTAAGTATTTTTTTCCGATagtattttttataaaagaatagATTAATTTTAAGATTCCACTAAAATATAAGTTAGAGAACCACTGAATAAATCACtaattaataattatttaataaattgaGAGTCATCCAATGAAATAAAAGTGAGAAACAagtaaatattttaaaaaaacacCAATAGTTTTCTAGCaacaccattttggtaaatatttttttcaACAACACTAGTTAAGGAAAAAACTCAGGAATTCATGCCTAATTCCAATTTCAATTCTATTAtcaaccaaacacatgaagattgaaattgggattccaattccatcaaattctgtaaaccaaacatcttaagaaataaaattcaaaattcaaattccAATTTCTTTAAATTCTATTGAATTGGTTCGAAC from Helianthus annuus cultivar XRQ/B chromosome 7, HanXRQr2.0-SUNRISE, whole genome shotgun sequence includes the following:
- the LOC110891072 gene encoding uncharacterized protein LOC110891072 isoform X1 — protein: MANPCENNNDNGSVPEKSVVGPTQAALRHNPGLSAEWAPDEQSLLEELLTKYASDSSLLRYAKIAKKLQDKTVRDVALRCRWMTKKENGKRRKEDNNSSRKSKDKKEKVMEHLAKSSTNRANGPPYAQSAVSMDSDDGISYKAIGGTAGQLLEQNAQALDQISANFAAFKQVHENINLFFQARNNINSVLNDLNDMPEIMKLMPPLPVKLNEELTNSMLPHTSLQKTS
- the LOC110891072 gene encoding uncharacterized protein LOC110891072 isoform X3; translated protein: MANPCENNNDNGSVPEKSVVGPTQAALRHNPGLSAEWAPDEQSLLEELLTKYASDSSLLRYAKIAKKLQDKTVRDVALRCRWMTKKENGKRRKEDNNSSRKSKDKKEKVMEHLAKSSTNRANGPPYAQSAVSMDSDDGISYKAIGGTAGQLLEQNAQALDQISANFAAFKQVHENINLFFQARNNINSVLNEKNGSFVSFNLETRNVV
- the LOC110891072 gene encoding uncharacterized protein LOC110891072 isoform X4 — translated: MANPCENNNDNGSVPEKSVVGPTQAALRHNPGLSAEWAPDEQSLLEELLTKYASDSSLLRYAKIAKKLQDKTVRDVALRCRWMTKKENGKRRKEDNNSSRKSKDKKEKVMEHLAKSSTNRANGPPYAQSAVSMDSDDGISYKAIGGTAGQLLEQNAQALDQISANFAAFKVHENINLFFQARNNINSVLNEKNGSFVSFNLETRNVV
- the LOC110891072 gene encoding uncharacterized protein LOC110891072 isoform X2, yielding MANPCENNNDNGSVPEKSVVGPTQAALRHNPGLSAEWAPDEQSLLEELLTKYASDSSLLRYAKIAKKLQDKTVRDVALRCRWMTKKENGKRRKEDNNSSRKSKDKKEKVMEHLAKSSTNRANGPPYAQSAVSMDSDDGISYKAIGGTAGQLLEQNAQALDQISANFAAFKVHENINLFFQARNNINSVLNDLNDMPEIMKLMPPLPVKLNEELTNSMLPHTSLQKTS
- the LOC110891072 gene encoding uncharacterized protein LOC110891072 isoform X5, producing MPCERNSVYASDSSLLRYAKIAKKLQDKTVRDVALRCRWMTKKENGKRRKEDNNSSRKSKDKKEKVMEHLAKSSTNRANGPPYAQSAVSMDSDDGISYKAIGGTAGQLLEQNAQALDQISANFAAFKQVHENINLFFQARNNINSVLNDLNDMPEIMKLMPPLPVKLNEELTNSMLPHTSLQKTS